From the Paraflavitalea soli genome, the window ATCTTCACCAGTTTATTGTCCTGCTTTACGAAAGTATAATCAGGTGGTGGCGGTGGAACGGTAAACGCTTTCTCCTTAAACCGTTCCCATGCTTTGTCCACCGCCTGCAACAAGCGGGGCATGGCAACGGGTTTCAATAAGTAATCCACTACATTCAGCTCATAACCTTCCATAGCATATTTATCATAAGCGGTGGTGAAGATAACCAATGGTGGATTTTTGAGTGAACGCAGGAAATCCGTGCCCGAGATCACGGGCATTTTGATGTCCAGGAATAACAGATCTGTTTTGCCGGTTTGCAAGGCTTCATAGGCTTCCATCGCATTGCGGCAGGCGCCGGCAATGCGGCATCCGGGAATGGAAGAAACATAAGTGGTAAGGAGCTTCCTCGCTTGTGGTTCGTCATCAACGATTAGACAGTTCATGTGCTAAAGGGTATATTGTTAATGTGAGGGTGAATTGGTCTTTTGTATCTTCAATCTGCAGCAAATGCCGGTCCGGGAAATAATGCTGCAATCTTTTGCGCACATTTTGTAGCCCAATGCCCCCGCGATGGGGCATACCGGAATAAGCATAACTATTGCTGGTTACAAATCTCAACACGTCGTTTTGGGTAATTAACTGTACATGGATCGATGCTTCCGGCAGGCCTGCACTGAATTTGAAGGCATTCTCTACCAGGGGCAACAACAAGGCTGGTAATGGATAACTAAGTGAAGGGGCACAAATGTCGGTTGTTATATTGGAATGTTCGTCATACCGCACACTTTCTACGGCAATATAATTCTGCAACAAAGTAACTTCCTGTTGCAGGGTCACAAATTCTCCATGGCAGTCATAGAGCGAAAAACGCAAGAGGCCGGCCAGCCGGTTCAACAATTCCACAGACCTTTCCTTTTCATCATGTACAATGTAGGATTGCAGGTTGTTGAGCGAATTAAAGAGCAGGTGGGGGTTGATCTGTGCTTTCAGGAAATTCAGTTCCAGCTGCACATTCTCTTTCTCCAATTGCGTTTGCTGCAGGTGGCTGCGCCAGGCATACCGGATAAACTTGATGGTGAGAGGAATATAGATGATGGTGATGAGGCCCGTGATACTGCTGAAAAAATCGGCCATTAACCGGTGTGGTTGTAACTGGTGCTGGTAGAAATTGCTCCAGAAATCCTGTCCGGCAAACCAGCCGCCTTCGTTTTTATATTCGGTAACCAGCTGGTTGATATGATACGTGCGTAAAAAGATGGCGATGAGGTAATAGACGATGAAGGCTGCTAGTCCCCATAACCATTTTCTCCGCTGAAACAGGGGCAGGATTCCATACACAAGTGGATAAAACAGGAATAGTCCCAAGGCAATACCTGTGAGGGTGATCACATAATGCTGGCTCACCTCAATGTGTACCACTAAATTTTCCCGGAGCCAGAAGAAAAGGAGGAAGGCCCAGAAACCGGTATGTAATAATACGCGGTATCGTTGGTCAGTGAAAGAACGCTGCCAAAAAATATAGATCCATTGCGTTCCTTTGGTGAACGACCTGGGTTTCGTATTTGCAAAAACTGCCGTAGTGCTCATAATCTTGATTCAGTCGATAAATGTCACAGATTTTGGTCAAATTCAATAAGCAGGCTGACGAATGTGAATCTGCTTGTGATCAATATGAGCGCGTGGCTGATGAATTAGATATCAGTGGTGGCGGTAATTGATGGTCTGGTTCAAAGGATGGTTGATCAGTGGTTTTCATAGCCCGGTCAATCATATTTTCAAGGATATTGGTGCTAACGTTCTTTTGGAAAAAACAAATATGCTGCACCTGATTTACCAGCTTCAATGGCTGTTGCAACAAAAGATAAGAAGAATATTAATAACTAGTTGTTATTTAATCATTGCACCGGCTGTTTTTTCGCAGGCGGGTGCGGTTTACCCCAGTCAGCCTTCCTGGGGTGATACGTTGTTGATCAGCTACCGGTTGCCAGCCCCTTCGGCCATATTGCAGGGTGGGGAACCTGTATATGCGAAAATAACTACCTGGATGCAGGATGGCGGCTACAGGTGGTATGTGCTGCCATTAACGGGGCAGGATACCTTAACGCAATCGTTTGTGCTACCCCCGTCTTCAGCGTCCATCTCTATCCGGTTTTATACCTTGAATAAAGATGATGAGCAGGCTGGCCGGAAAATGTATGTGTATGACCGAAGCTCCCGGGTGCCCGTGGCCGGGGCTTACTGGGAAGATCTTTTCTCCGGTAATCCCGAACCTTATTTCAAAAAAGAAGTGCAGGGATATCCCGGGCAATACCTTACCTATGCCAAATACTTCAATGTGGTGTCGATGTATAAGGGAGCGGAAGAGAGTAAGCGTATTATAGAGGAGTTGTTGCCGGTACTGGAAAAAGTATTGAAGGAGAAAGACTTACCTGATGCAGGTTTATTAGCGGCGCTTTGTGTGGGTTACGCCAAATCAGGTAAACTGGCCATGGGTAAAACATGCCTGTTGCGGCTGTTTACCGAATTTCCACAGGCAATGGAAACATGCCTGGCTTTCACCTTGTACAACTATGAGTATTATAAAGCCAGCAGCCGGCAGATAGAAGATGATATACGGCAACAGCTGGCCTTCATCTATAAGCAATGGCCCGGCGCTGCTTTGGCCGATGAGGCCAATGTAACCTATTACCTGAGTAAAATGCCGGAGCTGTCTGTCGATGATTTTGAAAAGGTATTGTTACCCCGCTACCAGCAAGGGCGTATTCCTTACTATGGCCTGGAAAGCCTGCCGCAGATCTATATTGACCGAAAGCAAAAGCTCGATAGCGCCAAGGCGATTTTAACAAGGGTTTGGCAGCAATGGCAGGATGGCAGCATCAATCATCAATACAGGCTATCTCCGGGTCATTATAGTATGTATGCACCTTTATTATTACAAAAGCTGGCCATGGCCCATTTACTCCTGCAGGAATATGAGGCTACCATCACAAAAGCTTCGGCAGGCATCACCTTACTGGCCGGCAGTAATTATGAAGGCAATTTTCTGCCTGATCTGTTGGCGGTGCGGGCGGAAGCTTATGCGTACCTGGGCAACCTCAATATGGCGCTGGAAGATTATAAGCAATTGTATGTATCAGGAAAGACAGATGCGCTTGATTCGATCAGGAAGATATTTCCCTATTGCACAGTGAAAGAGAAGACTGTGGAAGCCTGGTTGGCCGGCTTACAGAAGAAAGGCAGCGCACCTGGTACCGCAAGCACT encodes:
- a CDS encoding sensor histidine kinase, giving the protein MSTTAVFANTKPRSFTKGTQWIYIFWQRSFTDQRYRVLLHTGFWAFLLFFWLRENLVVHIEVSQHYVITLTGIALGLFLFYPLVYGILPLFQRRKWLWGLAAFIVYYLIAIFLRTYHINQLVTEYKNEGGWFAGQDFWSNFYQHQLQPHRLMADFFSSITGLITIIYIPLTIKFIRYAWRSHLQQTQLEKENVQLELNFLKAQINPHLLFNSLNNLQSYIVHDEKERSVELLNRLAGLLRFSLYDCHGEFVTLQQEVTLLQNYIAVESVRYDEHSNITTDICAPSLSYPLPALLLPLVENAFKFSAGLPEASIHVQLITQNDVLRFVTSNSYAYSGMPHRGGIGLQNVRKRLQHYFPDRHLLQIEDTKDQFTLTLTIYPLAHELSNR
- a CDS encoding LytR/AlgR family response regulator transcription factor → MNCLIVDDEPQARKLLTTYVSSIPGCRIAGACRNAMEAYEALQTGKTDLLFLDIKMPVISGTDFLRSLKNPPLVIFTTAYDKYAMEGYELNVVDYLLKPVAMPRLLQAVDKAWERFKEKAFTVPPPPPDYTFVKQDNKLVKIMFHDIRFVEGMQNYIKIHLTDSVMIVSSTMKAFEKVLPPSQFIRVHRSYIAAVSYITAIRNSQVEMPGMELPIGISYKDDLFKSLGNE
- a CDS encoding TlpA family protein disulfide reductase → MLHLIYQLQWLLQQKIRRILITSCYLIIAPAVFSQAGAVYPSQPSWGDTLLISYRLPAPSAILQGGEPVYAKITTWMQDGGYRWYVLPLTGQDTLTQSFVLPPSSASISIRFYTLNKDDEQAGRKMYVYDRSSRVPVAGAYWEDLFSGNPEPYFKKEVQGYPGQYLTYAKYFNVVSMYKGAEESKRIIEELLPVLEKVLKEKDLPDAGLLAALCVGYAKSGKLAMGKTCLLRLFTEFPQAMETCLAFTLYNYEYYKASSRQIEDDIRQQLAFIYKQWPGAALADEANVTYYLSKMPELSVDDFEKVLLPRYQQGRIPYYGLESLPQIYIDRKQKLDSAKAILTRVWQQWQDGSINHQYRLSPGHYSMYAPLLLQKLAMAHLLLQEYEATITKASAGITLLAGSNYEGNFLPDLLAVRAEAYAYLGNLNMALEDYKQLYVSGKTDALDSIRKIFPYCTVKEKTVEAWLAGLQKKGSAPGTASTDLAPDFAGTDLRGRKVQLSGLKGKVVVMNFWSIGCGPCIGEMPALNKLVQKYQGNPKVVFLAITGDEKERLQQFFKKRKFLYTVVNRGGKVSEDYKIESLPVHIVIGKNGTVINRSTGAREDIATYLEGIIRQEL